A window from Balaenoptera musculus isolate JJ_BM4_2016_0621 chromosome 8, mBalMus1.pri.v3, whole genome shotgun sequence encodes these proteins:
- the ADM gene encoding pro-adrenomedullin isoform X1 — MKLVPVTLMYLGSLAFLGADTARLDVAAEFRKKWNKWALSRGKRELRESSSYPTGLADVKAGPAQTLVRPQDVKGASRSPQASSPDAARIRVKRYRQSMNNFQSLRSFGCRFGTCTVQKLAHQIYQFTDKDKDGVAPRSKISPQGYGRRRRRSLPKAGLGRTLSSQEPQARGAPASRAHQVFATLLRI; from the exons ATGAAGCTGGTTCCCGTCACCCTAATGTATCTGGGCTCGCTCGCCTTCCTAGGCGCGGACACCGCACGGCTCGACGTGGCGGCAGAGTTCCGAAAGAA ATGGAATAAGTGGGCTCTAAGTCGTGGAAAAAGAGAACTTCGCGAGTCCAGCAGCTACCCCACCGGGCTCGCCGACGTGAAGGCAGGGCCTGCCCAGACTCTCGTTCGGCCGCAGGATGTGAAGGGCGCCTCTCGCAGCCCCCAGGCAAG cAGTCCGGACGCCGCCCGCATCCGAGTCAAGCGCTACCGCCAGAGCATGAACAACTTCCAGAGCCTGCGGAGCTTTGGCTGTCGCTTCGGGACGTGCACGGTGCAGAAGCTGGCGCACCAGATCTACCAGTTCACGGACAAGGACAAGGACGGCGTCGCCCCCAGGAGCAAGATCAGCCCCCAGGGCTACGGCCGCCGGCGCCGACGCTCCCTGCCCAAAGCCGGCCTGGGACGGACTCTGTCTTCCCAGGAGCCACAGGCGCGCGGGGCCCCGGCCTCCCGGGCTCATCAAGTGTTCGCCACCCTCCTTAGGATTTAG
- the ADM gene encoding pro-adrenomedullin isoform X2: MKLVPVTLMYLGSLAFLGADTARLDVAAEFRKKWNKWALSRGKRELRESSSYPTGLADVKAGPAQTLVRPQDVKGASRSPQASPDAARIRVKRYRQSMNNFQSLRSFGCRFGTCTVQKLAHQIYQFTDKDKDGVAPRSKISPQGYGRRRRRSLPKAGLGRTLSSQEPQARGAPASRAHQVFATLLRI, from the exons ATGAAGCTGGTTCCCGTCACCCTAATGTATCTGGGCTCGCTCGCCTTCCTAGGCGCGGACACCGCACGGCTCGACGTGGCGGCAGAGTTCCGAAAGAA ATGGAATAAGTGGGCTCTAAGTCGTGGAAAAAGAGAACTTCGCGAGTCCAGCAGCTACCCCACCGGGCTCGCCGACGTGAAGGCAGGGCCTGCCCAGACTCTCGTTCGGCCGCAGGATGTGAAGGGCGCCTCTCGCAGCCCCCAGGCAAG TCCGGACGCCGCCCGCATCCGAGTCAAGCGCTACCGCCAGAGCATGAACAACTTCCAGAGCCTGCGGAGCTTTGGCTGTCGCTTCGGGACGTGCACGGTGCAGAAGCTGGCGCACCAGATCTACCAGTTCACGGACAAGGACAAGGACGGCGTCGCCCCCAGGAGCAAGATCAGCCCCCAGGGCTACGGCCGCCGGCGCCGACGCTCCCTGCCCAAAGCCGGCCTGGGACGGACTCTGTCTTCCCAGGAGCCACAGGCGCGCGGGGCCCCGGCCTCCCGGGCTCATCAAGTGTTCGCCACCCTCCTTAGGATTTAG